gaagacttttttataattttctgaaggacccaaatgggtgcacttaaaatttcctactaaattcgttaaaagaaatttaccatcacagcaacccatatctgatattccgatcccttttttgcttccctgtgtcgctttcgacgaagcaaccccggtaattttgacacttcgttcagtgtcaaaactcatgttcaacgcaggttccacgctagtttgacactgaccgaagtgtcaaactgccgtgtgttagaaagggaaagaaattgtttccctctcagacatatcatacttgtaaacctgtacaatgagaTAGGGTATGAAgggaatgaatgtttcgtatcaggtcatcagtggtttTGAGTTCTATTTATTTTACGACACACATGTAATTTCTTTgtgtaaatatgataaaaacgattttaattttttatttgttccttTTAACTGTTGTAATCGATGGAAGGAGACGTGTCATTATAAAACGAAAGACCACAGCGAAAACTGGCAAAATTGAATCATGGAAGGGTAAGTGGTTCCCTGGCCCACCACATCCAAAGGATCAATGGAAAGGCAAATGGTTTCCATACGCACCTTATACAAATGTGCAACCGCTTTATAAACATTACAAGAAACAATTAGATGCAGCAGATATCTGTGATGATGGCAAGGTAGAATAAGCAAATCTGTACCTAATTGGTCCGAGGCACctatatattaacaattttttaatgCAATTACAGCAATTTATAACCTTCGATTACGATCCAAACAGTATGCAACAATACTACGAACACCTATGCTTAACAGCTAATCGCACCTTATACACACCAAACATGAAATTGGAGGCATTGCGTACAGAACATTTTATACCACCTGCATATGTTGCGCCAGTCAAGTGCCTTAATGAATCAATCGAATATGATACAACACTGCCCACTTATGGTGCATTCCGTCCGTTAATGCCAAAATATGGTTCATATTTATATTTACCAGCGCAACGTTGGCTAAATGCAATGTCACGAGGAGCAGTTGTTATGCTTTATCACCCCTGCGCGTTTAGTGGTCAAGTCAAGTTATTACAAAATATATTAAGGGCATGTTTATATCGTCACATTATAACACCTTCACAGTCTTTGAGTTCAGACCGTCCACTCGCTTTATTGGCATGGGGAAAAAGTTTGGAAATGTCTGTAGTAGATGATCATTTAGTTGTtgattttattaaacaaaatgcTAAGCAAGGTCCAAATTACTTATTAAAGGAAACTAGTAATGGTAAGACGTATGAAGCGGGCTTAATACAGGAAGCTCATTTAATAACCGATGAAAATGATTCAGAAGTCTGTGGATACAAAGAGGGAATGTAAAAGCTTTAAGTAGATAAAAACTGTTGTGCAATATTGATCTTGTATAAATTAATTGTTATTTTTGTGCCTTATTACGAAGCCCAATTTATGAAGTTTATTCTAAAACTCTTTTTTATATATTCgtacatttaatattttgttagaagaaaattataaaagcaatttaaataaatacaaatttttttttaaattatatattaatAAGATCATACGATTTATTGCCTGCTGTAGCTACGAAATAGCAAATCTTCAAATGCTGCATCATTTGCCTTACTTCTCATAATTGACAACCTTACCTTTCAATTCCACACCGGGAAAGAGGACGGCGATGACGAACTAATGACACTATTTTGGCTGGTATTTACTACTTCAACATTCCAATTAAAGCTCACTTATCAAAAATATTAAAGCTTGTGATTATCTTAACAGCCTTAACATTTATTATTCAAAATCGAAAAGAAACTTTTAGGTTGTAGGATTATAATGTACGTTATAGTTTCATAATTTGATTTTTCTCACAGTTCAAGCATATTAAGTCTTACTTAATATGCATATTAATTATAGTTTACATATATCTCTTAATTAAAAGACGTTAAATCTTCGTTAATTTTGTCTGAAATAGTACGGATTGGCGATGAGCAAACTATAAAGAAACATGAATTTATTATTAACATTGCTTTTGATTTAAACTGTGGATACTTACTGTTGTATTAGGAAGAAAATGTATGTTTATCTACATCTCCATCTTCAATATTTATGCCATGACTTTGTTGTATATGTATTAAAAGTAATTGTTGCTTTTGAAACGATTTATCACAAAATTTACAATGTAATACTTTATgagctgtaaaaaaaaaatatataaaaacatagCTATTAAGGACTGTTCACGCGTTATATATGAAAAAAGATTCAGTTTTAAGTTAAACAAATTAGACATTTGTTAGGAACGATTTATATAATTAAAAGAAATCGTCTAATAGACTCAAGTGAACCAACCTTAaggttttaatattttcaaataacaaaataaaaatatgcgATACGGTTGGCACATTAATAGGTTCATAAATCTTACGAATAACTTCTTTCTCTAATACAAGCCTCAGaaactcgttgttgttgttgtagcgataaggacactcgccgaagggagtggggagtgttatcgatgttgatggtccttcgacGGATGCaaatccgatacgttccggtaccaaacccgaccacctcgggaacgatttgttatgaccacatgcgaccatcTGGGCAATACCCCTCCCACCCCCtaaatccatgaggagttcggggttgccagagcctcggttgttaatgtaacaggattcgccacggataggtgaggctgacaattgggtttggagaagctttatattgcgctggcaacctgaaagggttgcgctacacaacttgaatctatttggaattgtagtcgcctcttacgacaggcattggccagaagaggcaccaccgaccatatcttTCGGGGAAATTATTATTAGGTATACCCATGACCACTTTCAGGCTtggtgtgaacacaagcactataagaattgcaaatggacaatgggcagccatatcatcgtgtgagacatcctggctaacctggccctcatatgacaaggggcgcacaggaaCACTTCTGATTTTatacaaatcagttctatcgtccctgataccccagcgggttaggggatcagaatatacccgcggtaggtatgcctgtcgtaagaggcgactaaaataccagattcaaggggctgtgtagcgcaacctttcaggttgccagcgcaatatatagcttctccaaacccaattgtcaacctcacctatccgcggcgaatcctgtttcactaacagacgaggctctggcgaccccaagctcctcatggaacttgggggtagggagggagggaatggcgtgaaggtttaatgtggtcacataaatcgttcccgagatggtcgggctagcaccttaatggtgctatggtaccggagcgtaccggatttgtatccggaaaaggaccatcacatcgataacactccccaaagccttcggggagcaaccttatcgctacaacaacaacatcgtccctgataagggttctaacagggcattgtttaatagacagtatggtgctagaatggggcaacgaccttcgactattgtcgcagctgcaaatgtacagaagaggaggagtGTCCAGtacttagtaggcgtaggttggccatccttggtaaaccttttctacgtgattttgctgaggtctctagctatgaagccaaggctctagcaaaatatataaattccacgaagtggtttgacccaCCTTAGgcagggttgttgttgttgtagcaatgtttcgcccacctaatagccgcgaccgatcacaaattgtcatcaatatcctctaacgggagtcaaaggaatcttgctgtttcgacaggggtggaccataatgaaagggttgttagaggcgttggttccacattacaatttaagagatggttggtgtcatgtggggacacattgcaagcggggcatacattttgtatgtcgcggttgattctggatatgtaagagtttaacctgttacagtatccagaacgaagttgagccagagtgactcgcgtttccctagggagtatgcgtttctcttccgcaatgtttgggtactgttccccgagaactgaattcactgggcaattcccgacataaaggtccgacgcctgtttgtggagttgaccaaagacctgcttgtgtttttttgcttcatacggctgagttttcaggtgtcgtatttcctcaaaatgcttacggagatgactccttaagtccctgggcggtgctgcctcatcaatcagatgtctgtggggatgtttctgggtattcaacaggaactgtttggttagcatctcatttctctccctgatggggagtattatcgcctcattatgtagatggtgttctggggacataagaagacagcccgtggtggttctgagcgcagtattttggcaggcctgtagcttcttccagtgggtagtttttaggcttggcgaccatataggggacgcgtagtacGCAaacggtagcgtagtgccatcgacgtggatgttcaaaatggtcgacgtttgggacgtccaagttgtaaatagggtcgcggatgatttagtcggtgataatgccaagtttcgcgaggcgaaaaaactggagagatcagggaggtagccgtttattctgttgcaaagctcatcgatctttgggcccgtacctgtggtcattattgtgcagtcatcggcgtaagaaacgatagtaactccttctggtggcgaaggtagttttgatatgtaagaattaaacaaaagtttaagtggctttgatatttcgtttctgaattgcaccgatgcctgccgaccacccagataatttgcggtccaccttttaaggcatgggggaagggtagaccgttccaagtcttgcagtaacgtgccatggttgaccgtatcaaaagcttttgataggtctagcgctacgagtactgttctatggtggggcttctgatttaaaccacaatttatctgggtgctaatggcatttagcgcggtggtggtgctatggagttttctcatgccatgctgatgacaggctagctgcaaatttgctttgaagt
The Eurosta solidaginis isolate ZX-2024a chromosome 5, ASM4086904v1, whole genome shotgun sequence DNA segment above includes these coding regions:
- the LOC137252202 gene encoding uncharacterized protein isoform X1, which codes for MIKTILIFYLFLLTVVIDGRRRVIIKRKTTAKTGKIESWKGKWFPGPPHPKDQWKGKWFPYAPYTNVQPLYKHYKKQLDAADICDDGKQFITFDYDPNSMQQYYEHLCLTANRTLYTPNMKLEALRTEHFIPPAYVAPVKCLNESIEYDTTLPTYGAFRPLMPKYGSYLYLPAQRWLNAMSRGAVVMLYHPCAFSGQVKLLQNILRACLYRHIITPSQSLSSDRPLALLAWGKSLEMSVVDDHLVVDFIKQNAKQGPNYLLKETSNGKTYEAGLIQEAHLITDENDSEVCGYKEGM
- the LOC137252202 gene encoding uncharacterized protein isoform X2 — its product is MFRIRSSVVLSSIYFTTHMRRVIIKRKTTAKTGKIESWKGKWFPGPPHPKDQWKGKWFPYAPYTNVQPLYKHYKKQLDAADICDDGKQFITFDYDPNSMQQYYEHLCLTANRTLYTPNMKLEALRTEHFIPPAYVAPVKCLNESIEYDTTLPTYGAFRPLMPKYGSYLYLPAQRWLNAMSRGAVVMLYHPCAFSGQVKLLQNILRACLYRHIITPSQSLSSDRPLALLAWGKSLEMSVVDDHLVVDFIKQNAKQGPNYLLKETSNGKTYEAGLIQEAHLITDENDSEVCGYKEGM